A genomic region of Caulobacter vibrioides contains the following coding sequences:
- a CDS encoding GumC family protein, translating into MDGSRFETSNAPVNDTGALYFDLNIVIATFRRRFRLFAAIAVVVFAAVVLFTLQQTPKYTASAQVMLDVRKEQVTDMSAVLSGLPADSSVVDTEVEVLKSRSLAARVVKELKLEQDPYFNPYLANARGAGAWFSSVRKAAAPLEKVDQTELQRRSERIVDGVLAGLKVRRAGMTYLISIEYTHEDPKRASELANAFANLYLTEQLEAKFDATQKANEWLDTRVAELRDQVQAADAAVQQYKIANNLLSAEGATLTEQEISSLNQQLALSRASQAETDARLNIARQQLARGSTGEDVGESLNSPVVQQLRKQRSEKSAQVADLGGRYGDRHPDLLKARRELADIDGQIQAEIRRIISNLEAQAQVARQRTGSVASSVAASRGTLAGNNRANIGLAELERKAQSVKTLYETLLARFKQTTTQEGIEQADARVVSPAKIPTSPSYPKPALNLALGLVLALGAGLAAVVLAEILMAGLFTEDEVERRLGLPYLGAVPSLGTTVDDAKTLKGMTPPDYLLAKPLSSFAESLRKLRASILFSKVGETVQVIAVTSSLPGEGKTTTTFSLARTLATSGAKVIVVDCDLRQSAISQFLKEPAQVGLLEVLNGVATLDQALINDESGAHILPLAKSAYTPRDVLGSSAMLRLLGELRGRYEIVLLDTAPLLAIADTRILAPHTDAVVMLVRWKKTPVKAVQSALALLQGTRAFIAGVALTQMDLKAQSRYGYGDSYYYYANYRKYYAD; encoded by the coding sequence ATGGACGGCTCCAGGTTTGAAACTTCGAACGCTCCGGTGAATGACACCGGAGCGTTGTATTTTGATCTGAACATCGTGATCGCGACGTTCAGGCGTCGCTTCCGGCTGTTCGCGGCCATAGCAGTCGTGGTGTTCGCGGCGGTGGTGTTGTTCACCCTGCAGCAGACGCCGAAGTACACGGCTAGCGCCCAGGTGATGCTGGATGTCCGTAAGGAGCAGGTCACGGATATGAGCGCTGTGCTCTCCGGGTTGCCCGCGGACTCGTCCGTCGTCGACACTGAGGTGGAGGTTCTAAAGTCGCGCTCGCTGGCCGCACGCGTGGTCAAAGAGCTTAAGCTCGAGCAGGACCCATACTTCAATCCGTATCTGGCCAACGCCAGGGGCGCTGGCGCTTGGTTCTCTTCAGTGCGCAAGGCTGCCGCGCCGCTTGAAAAGGTTGATCAAACCGAGCTTCAGCGTCGTAGCGAACGGATCGTCGATGGCGTTCTAGCGGGACTGAAGGTCCGCCGCGCCGGCATGACCTATCTCATCTCGATCGAGTACACGCACGAGGACCCCAAGCGAGCCTCAGAGCTGGCGAACGCCTTCGCCAATCTTTATCTCACGGAACAGCTCGAAGCCAAGTTCGACGCGACTCAGAAGGCCAATGAATGGCTGGACACCCGGGTCGCCGAACTGCGTGACCAGGTGCAGGCCGCCGACGCCGCCGTGCAGCAATACAAGATCGCCAACAATCTGCTCAGCGCCGAGGGTGCGACCCTGACCGAGCAGGAAATCTCCAGCCTGAACCAGCAGTTGGCGCTCAGCCGCGCCTCGCAGGCTGAAACCGACGCCCGCCTCAACATCGCCCGCCAGCAACTGGCCCGGGGCAGCACGGGTGAGGATGTCGGCGAGTCCCTGAACTCACCGGTCGTTCAACAGCTGCGTAAACAACGGTCCGAGAAGAGCGCGCAGGTCGCCGATCTCGGCGGACGTTATGGCGATCGTCACCCGGATCTGCTGAAGGCGCGGCGTGAGCTCGCCGACATCGACGGCCAGATTCAGGCTGAAATCCGTCGTATCATCTCCAACCTTGAAGCCCAGGCCCAGGTCGCGCGGCAACGCACCGGGTCGGTCGCCTCGAGCGTCGCGGCCTCCAGGGGAACGCTCGCCGGAAACAATCGCGCCAATATCGGTCTCGCCGAGCTGGAGCGTAAGGCGCAGTCGGTCAAGACGCTGTACGAAACGCTACTGGCGCGCTTCAAGCAGACCACGACCCAGGAAGGTATTGAGCAGGCTGACGCCCGTGTGGTTTCGCCCGCGAAAATCCCGACCAGCCCAAGCTATCCCAAGCCGGCGTTGAATCTGGCTCTGGGCCTGGTCTTGGCGCTCGGTGCGGGTTTGGCCGCCGTGGTCCTGGCCGAAATCTTGATGGCGGGCCTGTTCACTGAGGACGAGGTCGAGCGTCGACTGGGCCTGCCCTATCTCGGCGCCGTCCCGAGCCTTGGCACCACGGTTGATGACGCCAAGACGCTGAAGGGCATGACGCCGCCAGATTATCTGCTGGCCAAGCCGCTCTCCAGTTTCGCCGAGAGCCTGCGCAAGCTGCGGGCGTCTATCCTGTTCTCCAAGGTCGGCGAAACCGTGCAGGTAATCGCCGTCACCTCGTCCTTGCCAGGCGAAGGCAAGACCACGACGACCTTCTCGCTGGCGCGAACCCTCGCGACCTCCGGCGCCAAGGTCATCGTTGTGGACTGCGACCTGCGTCAAAGCGCGATCAGCCAGTTCCTCAAGGAGCCCGCACAGGTGGGTCTGCTCGAGGTTCTGAACGGCGTGGCGACGCTTGATCAGGCCCTCATCAATGACGAAAGCGGCGCCCATATCCTGCCGCTGGCCAAGTCGGCCTATACGCCGCGGGACGTCCTCGGCTCTTCGGCTATGCTCCGCCTTCTTGGAGAACTCCGCGGACGCTACGAGATCGTTCTGCTCGACACCGCCCCGCTTCTCGCCATCGCCGACACGCGCATCCTGGCGCCGCACACCGACGCCGTGGTGATGCTGGTGCGTTGGAAGAAGACCCCGGTCAAGGCCGTTCAGTCGGCTCTGGCCCTGCTTCAGGGGACGCGCGCGTTCATCGCGGGCGTGGCGCTGACCCAGATGGATCTGAAGGCTCAATCGCGTTACGGCTACGGCGACTCCTACTACTACTACGCGAACTATCGAAAGTACTATGCGGACTAA